From Chryseobacterium joostei, the proteins below share one genomic window:
- a CDS encoding class I SAM-dependent methyltransferase yields MTDNTWLNRWDKRYGSEQFAYGTDPNHYLKEQLNKLSPGRILFPAEGEGRNAVFAATKGWNVSAFDISANGQKKAFQLAEQNHVNIDYQVGELSTLNYQKEQFDVIALIYAHFPASVKSSIHQMLNQYLRKGGFIIFEAFSKNHLEYIAKDEKVGGPKDIESLFSIDEIKADFPDYNIVELTETKIDLNEGLFHNGTGSVIRFVGQKM; encoded by the coding sequence ATGACAGACAACACATGGCTCAACAGATGGGATAAGAGATATGGCAGCGAACAGTTTGCGTACGGAACGGATCCTAATCATTATCTAAAAGAACAACTGAACAAATTAAGCCCCGGCCGCATCCTTTTCCCGGCAGAAGGCGAAGGACGAAATGCTGTTTTTGCAGCTACAAAAGGATGGAATGTTTCTGCTTTTGACATCAGTGCCAATGGTCAGAAGAAAGCTTTTCAGCTTGCTGAACAAAACCACGTGAATATTGATTATCAGGTGGGAGAATTATCTACTTTGAATTATCAGAAAGAGCAGTTTGATGTGATCGCGCTTATTTACGCCCATTTTCCGGCATCTGTTAAATCTTCGATACATCAAATGTTGAATCAGTATCTGCGCAAAGGCGGTTTTATTATTTTTGAGGCTTTCAGTAAAAATCATCTTGAATACATTGCCAAAGATGAAAAAGTAGGAGGCCCAAAAGATATTGAATCCCTGTTTTCTATAGATGAAATTAAAGCTGATTTTCCGGATTATAATATCGTGGAACTTACAGAAACAAAGATTGATCTTAATGAAGGCTTATTTCATAACGGAACAGGCTCTGTTATTCGTTTTGTGGGTCAGAAAATGTAA
- a CDS encoding LytR/AlgR family response regulator transcription factor, giving the protein MNCIIVDDEPLARSEMRSLIEEASKIDILGEFSNAPSAMEFLKDNDVDLIFLDIEMPMVTGLEFAEMLPKRSLIIFTTAYSQYALKSYELEAVDYLLKPIDPQRLEKAIDKAILYTELLSKDTIKNTVESNTTDFLFIKADRRFYKISFSDIKFIEGLKDYVVMHTKQQKLITAMNLKTIHQKMSGENFIRVSKSYVVNTEYIDSFDNHNIYIEEAEIPIGEVYRADFFAKYAGGFLNSDL; this is encoded by the coding sequence ATGAACTGTATTATAGTAGATGATGAACCTTTGGCAAGATCAGAAATGCGATCACTGATTGAAGAAGCCTCAAAGATTGATATTCTCGGCGAATTTTCCAATGCACCATCAGCAATGGAGTTTCTTAAGGATAATGATGTAGACCTTATTTTTCTGGATATTGAAATGCCGATGGTAACAGGGCTGGAGTTTGCTGAAATGCTTCCCAAGAGATCTCTGATTATCTTTACCACAGCTTATTCCCAATATGCACTGAAAAGCTATGAGCTTGAAGCGGTAGACTATCTGCTGAAGCCCATTGATCCCCAAAGATTAGAAAAGGCGATAGATAAAGCAATCCTATATACAGAACTTTTGTCTAAGGATACGATCAAAAATACAGTAGAATCTAATACCACAGATTTTTTATTCATCAAGGCAGACCGACGGTTTTACAAGATCAGCTTTTCGGATATTAAGTTTATCGAAGGCTTGAAAGATTATGTTGTAATGCATACGAAGCAACAGAAACTCATCACCGCAATGAACCTGAAAACAATCCATCAGAAAATGTCCGGAGAAAACTTTATTCGGGTGAGTAAATCATATGTTGTGAATACAGAGTATATTGATTCCTTTGATAATCATAATATATATATTGAAGAGGCTGAGATCCCAATCGGAGAAGTATATAGAGCCGATTTTTTCGCAAAATATGCCGGGGGATTTCTCAATTCTGACTTATAA